The nucleotide window CCCACGAGGTGCTCCTGGTCCTTGACGCCACCACCGGCCAGAACGCCCTTTCCCAGGCCAGGCTTTTTAGCGAAGCGGTGGGCGTTACCGGGATCGTCCTGACCAAGCTCGACGGCACGGCCAAGGGCGGCGTGGTCCTGGCCATTGCCGCTGAAATGGGGATCCCGGTGAAACTGGTAGGCCTTGGCGAAGGCCTGGACGATCTGAAGGAATTTCAGCCCCGGGAGTTTGCCGCCGCCCTGTTCAGCGGCCTGGCTGGGGTAAAGGAGGAATAACGGTGGGTAAGATTTTTATTAAAGGCTGCACCATCGTCCCCATCAGCGGACCGGTAATTGAAGAGGGAGTTATCGCCGTCGACGGCGACCGCCTCTATTACGTAGGCCCGGCAAACGCTCTTCCGGCCGGCTGGCAGGCGGATACCGTCATCAAGGCCGACGATAAAGTGGCCCTGCCGGGCCTGGTGAACGCCCATACCCATGCCGCCATGGCGCTTTTGAGAAGCTACGCCGACGATCTCCCCTTGAAAGAATGGCTGGAGAAAAAAATCTGGCCCAGGGAGGCGAGGCTTACCCGGGAAGATATTTACTGGGGAACGAAGCTCGCCCTGCTGGAGATGATCCGCTCCGGTACCACCACCTTTGCCGATATGTACTTTAATATGGACGCCGTGGCCGAAGCCGTGTTGGAGGCCGGCCTGCGGGGATGTCTCAGTCAAGGGCTCATCGGTTTTCAGGACGAAGACGGCGGGCGCCTGGCTTCGGGCGTCAGCCTGGTCAAGGAGTGGCAGGGCGCCGGCGACGGCCGCATTACCACCATGCTGGGGCCCCACGCTCCCTATACCTGTCCTCCGGAATACCTGACCAAAGTTGCCGACACAGCAGCGGGACTGGGGGTGGGCCTCCACATCCATCTGGCGGAAACGAAGGGCGAGGTGGCAGATATCCAGTCCCGTTATGGCGCTACCCCCATAGCCCTGGCAAACAGGCTGGGCCTCTTTGAACTCCCGGTCCTGGCCGCCCATTGCGTCCACTTAACCGCCGAAGACATCTCCATCCTGGCGGAGAAAAAGGTCGGTGTGGCCCACTGCCCGGAGAGCAACTTGAAGCTGGCCAGCGGTGTGGCCCCGGTGAAGGCCATGTTGTCTGCCGGCGTTAATGTGGCCATCGGTACCGACGGCGCCGCCAGCAACAACAACCTGGATATGGTGGGTGAAATACGCACCTGCGCCCTGCTGGCGAAGGGAATTTCCGGCGATCCCACGGCTGTTCCCGCCCACCAGGCCCTGGTGATGGCCACCTTGAACGGCGCCCGTGCTCTGGGACTAGATAAGAAAATAGGCACCCTGGAGGCCGGAAAAAAGGCGGACCTCATCCTAGTAAACAAACGCCTGCCTCATATGATGCCGTCCCATAATGTAGAAGCCGATATCGTCTATGCCGCCAGCGGCAACGACGTCGATACGGTGATCGTCAACGGTAAAATCCTCATGAGCGGAGGAGAAGTAAAAACCCTGGACGTTGAGGAGATTTATGCAGAGGTCAAGAAGCGGGCCGGTTGAAGGCAAAAAAAATTCCACCTCCTTCCACGCCTACGGGGTTAGCTGACGGGTGCGGACCCAGGATGGCCCTACCCGGCATCTAGAACAATGCCGGGATTAACCCCAGAAAAACGGTTCCCCCGTTTTCCCACCGAGGAAATTCGGCGATCTGGTGGAAGAAAGGATGGAATTGATGGCATTTTTATTGTAGCATGGGAACCTGTTTTTGTTAACATAAAACTTAGTGGTAAATCTAGAGAGTTTTTTCCAGGGGACTTTTCAAAAATTAGAGTTTAATGGAAGGGGTGAAGTCTGTGGAATACCGCCGGCTGGGTAAAACGGGTATGACGGTATCCGAGCTTTGTTTCGGGGCCTTACCTATGGGGCCGCGTCAGAAAAACCTCGACGTTGATACCTGCACCAGGATTATCAAAAGGGCCCTGGACGGAGGGGTTAATTTCATCGATACGGCGCAGGTATATGAAACTTATGAGCCTATCCGGAGGGCCATTCACGCCTATGACGGGGAAGTAATCATTGCCACCAAGTCCAATGCCGCCACCTATGAGGATATGGAGCGGGCTATCCAGGAGGCCCGGGAGAAGCTCCAGCTGGATTATATCCATATTTTCCACCTGCATGCTGCCCGGGCAACGGAGCGAATTTTTGAGGAAAGGTCGGGCGCTTTGCACTGCCTCCTTGATGCCCGGGAAAAAGGGTTGATCAAGGCCGCCGGTATATCCACCCACAGCGTGGCGGCGGTGCGGAAGGCGGCCGCCGAAAAAGAAATAGACGTTATCTTTCCCTTGATAAACATCAGGGGCATGGGTATTATCGACGGCAGCCGGGAAGACATGCTGGCCGCCATTGCCGCAGCCGTAGCTGCCGGCAAAGGGGTTTACCTGATGAAGGTTCTGGCTGGGGGCAACCTCCTGGACAACTACCGCGAGGCCATGGACTTCGCCCGCC belongs to Moorella humiferrea and includes:
- a CDS encoding amidohydrolase — its product is MGKIFIKGCTIVPISGPVIEEGVIAVDGDRLYYVGPANALPAGWQADTVIKADDKVALPGLVNAHTHAAMALLRSYADDLPLKEWLEKKIWPREARLTREDIYWGTKLALLEMIRSGTTTFADMYFNMDAVAEAVLEAGLRGCLSQGLIGFQDEDGGRLASGVSLVKEWQGAGDGRITTMLGPHAPYTCPPEYLTKVADTAAGLGVGLHIHLAETKGEVADIQSRYGATPIALANRLGLFELPVLAAHCVHLTAEDISILAEKKVGVAHCPESNLKLASGVAPVKAMLSAGVNVAIGTDGAASNNNLDMVGEIRTCALLAKGISGDPTAVPAHQALVMATLNGARALGLDKKIGTLEAGKKADLILVNKRLPHMMPSHNVEADIVYAASGNDVDTVIVNGKILMSGGEVKTLDVEEIYAEVKKRAG
- a CDS encoding aldo/keto reductase, encoding MKSVEYRRLGKTGMTVSELCFGALPMGPRQKNLDVDTCTRIIKRALDGGVNFIDTAQVYETYEPIRRAIHAYDGEVIIATKSNAATYEDMERAIQEAREKLQLDYIHIFHLHAARATERIFEERSGALHCLLDAREKGLIKAAGISTHSVAAVRKAAAEKEIDVIFPLINIRGMGIIDGSREDMLAAIAAAVAAGKGVYLMKVLAGGNLLDNYREAMDFARRIPGIAAVAVGMVSEAEVDYNLRYFNGGDPGKIEIGTKEFAVVETVCKGDGACLKACTNEAISMVNGKARIDRSKCLLCGYCTEVCPQLAIRMI